A window from Macaca fascicularis isolate 582-1 chromosome 20, T2T-MFA8v1.1 encodes these proteins:
- the LITAF gene encoding lipopolysaccharide-induced tumor necrosis factor-alpha factor gives MSVPGPYQAATGPSSAPSAPPSYEETVAVNSYYPTPPAPMPGPTTGLVTGPDGKGMNPPSYFTQAAPIPNNNPITVQTVYVQHPISFLDRPVQMCCPSCNKMIVSQLSYNAGALTWLSCGSLCLLGCVAGCCFIPFCVDALQDVDHYCPNCRALLGTYKRL, from the exons ATGTCGGTTCCAGGACCTTACCAGGCGGCCACTGGGCCTTCCTCAGCGCCATCTGCACCTCCATCCTATGAAGAGACAGTGGCTGTTAACAGTTATTACCCCACGCCTCCAGCTCCCATGCCTGGGCCAACTACGGGGCTTGTGACAGGGCCTGATGGGAAGGGCATGAATCCTCCTTCGTATTTTACCCAGGCAGCGCCCATCCCCAATAACAATCCAA TTACCGTGCAGACGGTCTATGTGCAGCACCCCATCTCCTTTCTGGACCGCCCTGTTCAAATGTGTTGTCCCTCCTGCAACAAGATGATCGTGAGTCAGCTGTCCTATAATGCCGGTGCCCTGACCTGGCTGTCCTGCGGGAGCCTGTGCCTGCTGGG GTGCGTAGCGGGCTGCTGCTTCATCCCCTTCTGCGTGGACGCCCTGCAGGACGTGGACCATTACTGTCCCAACTGCAGAGCTCTCCTGGGCACCTACAAGCGTTTGTAG